A single Sporomusaceae bacterium DNA region contains:
- a CDS encoding NHLP family bacteriocin export ABC transporter peptidase/permease/ATPase subunit, with the protein MNGWLDKVEAYLNGGDYKRTPTVIQMEAVECGAAALAIVLGFHGKPVPLEELRVVCGVSRDGSKASSMVKAARGYGLVARGVRKEPDELRGLPLPMIVHWNFNHFLVVEGFGAERVFLNDPASGRRTVSLEEFDQAFTGIALLFEPGPDFARSSSRPGMLQSLRQRLAGYRTTVAFLVLVGFCLVVPGLVVPAFTRIFIDDILVAGNQDWLKALLFGMLVTVGAQMVLTWCREHYLLRFETKLAVSTSGRFFWHVLRLPMEFFTNRYGGDIISRVQINDTVAQMLAGQVASVFLDFMMIGFFLAVMLYYDVTLALVGVVIAALNMAFLLGVARWRKDQNMKFLQDQGKLAGVTMGGLQIIETVKAGGNEADLFDKWAGYQIKLMNAEQRLSVYNEMLGAVPLSLMTLNTSAILVLGGYKVIAGQMTIGALMAFQALMASFLGPVNRLVGFGGVLQEMEGDLRRLDDVMNYPTDPQTEQDEAATTATKLEGKLEFAAVTFGYNRLEAPLLEDFSLTARPGERIALVGGSGSGKSTVARLAAGLYRPWNGEVRLDGRRREKLPRELITNSLTSVDQDICLFEGTVRENLTMWDATVPDADLFAAARDAAIHDDIIALPDAYDYRMAEGGRDFSGGQRQRLEIARALATNPSILILDEATSALDPVTEKTVMENIRRRGCTCLIVAHRLSAVRDADEIIVLEYGKIIQRGRHEELIAVDGMYHELVGLTPGDSEEKGG; encoded by the coding sequence ATGAACGGGTGGCTGGATAAGGTCGAAGCTTACCTGAACGGCGGCGATTATAAAAGAACGCCTACCGTCATCCAAATGGAGGCGGTGGAGTGCGGGGCGGCGGCGTTGGCGATCGTGCTGGGGTTCCACGGCAAGCCGGTGCCGCTGGAGGAGCTGCGCGTGGTGTGCGGCGTGTCCCGCGACGGCAGCAAGGCCAGCAGCATGGTGAAGGCGGCCCGCGGCTACGGGCTGGTGGCGCGCGGGGTGCGCAAGGAACCTGATGAGCTGCGCGGGTTGCCTCTGCCGATGATCGTCCACTGGAATTTCAATCATTTCCTGGTTGTCGAGGGGTTCGGTGCGGAGCGGGTTTTTCTCAACGACCCAGCCAGCGGACGGCGGACGGTGTCGCTGGAGGAGTTCGACCAAGCTTTCACCGGCATCGCGCTGTTGTTCGAACCGGGACCGGATTTTGCCCGCAGCAGTTCCCGGCCCGGCATGCTGCAAAGTTTGCGCCAGCGTCTGGCGGGCTACCGGACGACGGTGGCTTTTTTGGTGTTGGTGGGCTTTTGCCTTGTGGTGCCGGGCCTGGTGGTACCGGCGTTCACGCGCATTTTCATCGACGATATTCTGGTGGCCGGCAACCAGGACTGGCTGAAGGCGCTGCTGTTCGGGATGCTTGTGACGGTGGGCGCCCAGATGGTGCTGACGTGGTGCCGCGAGCATTATCTGCTGCGGTTCGAGACGAAGCTGGCGGTAAGCACTTCGGGCCGGTTCTTCTGGCATGTGCTGCGGCTGCCGATGGAGTTTTTCACCAACCGCTATGGCGGGGATATAATTTCCCGGGTGCAGATTAACGATACGGTGGCCCAGATGCTCGCCGGCCAGGTGGCGTCGGTGTTCCTCGATTTTATGATGATCGGTTTTTTCCTGGCGGTGATGTTGTATTACGATGTAACCCTGGCGCTGGTGGGCGTGGTTATCGCCGCTCTGAACATGGCGTTCCTGCTGGGGGTGGCCCGTTGGCGCAAAGACCAGAATATGAAGTTTCTCCAGGATCAGGGCAAGCTGGCCGGGGTGACGATGGGCGGCTTGCAGATTATCGAGACGGTGAAGGCGGGCGGCAACGAGGCCGACCTGTTCGATAAGTGGGCCGGCTATCAGATCAAGCTGATGAACGCCGAGCAGCGCCTGTCGGTCTATAACGAGATGCTGGGCGCGGTGCCGCTGTCGCTGATGACGCTGAACACTTCGGCTATCCTGGTGCTGGGCGGCTATAAGGTGATCGCCGGCCAGATGACGATCGGCGCGCTGATGGCTTTCCAGGCGCTGATGGCGAGCTTCCTTGGGCCGGTGAACCGCCTGGTTGGCTTCGGCGGCGTGCTGCAGGAGATGGAGGGCGACCTCCGCCGCCTGGACGATGTTATGAACTATCCGACCGATCCGCAGACGGAACAGGACGAAGCGGCAACGACGGCGACGAAGCTGGAGGGTAAGCTGGAGTTCGCGGCGGTGACGTTCGGCTATAACCGGCTGGAGGCGCCGCTGCTGGAGGATTTCAGCCTGACCGCGCGGCCCGGCGAACGCATTGCGCTGGTGGGCGGCTCGGGGAGCGGCAAGTCGACGGTGGCGAGATTGGCCGCCGGCCTGTACCGGCCGTGGAACGGCGAGGTCCGCCTCGACGGCCGGCGGCGGGAGAAGCTGCCCCGCGAGCTGATCACGAATTCGCTGACGTCGGTGGATCAGGATATCTGCCTGTTCGAGGGGACGGTGCGCGAGAATCTGACGATGTGGGACGCGACGGTCCCGGACGCCGATCTGTTCGCTGCCGCCCGCGACGCGGCCATCCACGACGATATCATCGCTTTGCCGGATGCCTATGACTACCGCATGGCCGAGGGGGGCCGCGATTTCAGCGGCGGCCAGCGGCAGCGCCTGGAGATCGCCCGTGCGCTGGCGACCAATCCCTCGATTCTGATCCTGGATGAGGCGACGAGCGCGCTCGATCCGGTGACCGAGAAGACGGTGATGGAGAATATCCGCCGCCGCGGCTGCACGTGCCTTATCGTGGCCCACCGGCTGAGCGCGGTCCGCGACGCGGACGAGATTATCGTGCTGGAGTACGGGAAGATCATCCAGCGGGGCCGCCACGAGGAGCTGATTGCCGTTGACGGTATGTACCACGAGTTGGTCGGCTTGACCCCGGGCGATTCTGAGGAGAAAGGCGGATAG